A region from the Planctomycetota bacterium genome encodes:
- a CDS encoding rhodanese-like domain-containing protein, which translates to MADDAPVPLEIDVHTAAAAIAATGSSPRPLLLDCRTAEEFALARIDGAVLIPTQEIPQRLGELESHRDRLLIVHCHHGMRSLRVAGWLRE; encoded by the coding sequence ATGGCTGACGATGCTCCCGTGCCGCTCGAGATCGACGTCCACACGGCCGCGGCGGCGATTGCCGCGACTGGCAGTTCGCCGCGTCCCCTCCTGCTCGATTGCCGGACAGCCGAGGAATTCGCCCTGGCTCGGATCGACGGGGCGGTGCTGATCCCGACGCAGGAGATTCCGCAGCGCCTTGGCGAGCTCGAATCGCACCGCGATCGGCTGCTGATCGTGCACTGCCATCACGGGATGCGCAGCCTCCGCGTCGCCGGGTGGCTCCGGGAGCA